ATATAAAATTAAACCGTTTTTGTACTGAGCATGTTTGAGGGGTGTTTGAGGTGTCTTTTCCAGTTTTGTTTGTAGTCTTGATTGTCGGTTGAGCTTAATTTTTTGAAGGCATCATCAACACCATTGCGTCGCGATGTACCACGACTGGAGAGCCGCCAGCGCTTGCATTGGATGACTTCTGATTCAGTAAATTGTTCAACTTTTCGCTGCTCATCGTAGTCAAGCCGCGGGCCACTTCTTGTCCGTTCTCATTGAGCAGGAGCACAGCCTGGTTCGCGTCGAACTGTCCGTCCAATTCGGTAACTCCTACTAGCAGTAGTGAAGCTCCCTTGTTGAGCAGTGCTCTACAGGCTCCGGGATCAAGGCGTAGCGAACCTGTTGGTTGCAGTGCATGGGCCAGCCAGCTTTTGCGATTGCCAAGCGGTTGGGGGTTGGGATGGAAAACGGTGCCGCCTCGACCTCCTCGCAGGATGTTTTGCAGTGCCTCGGATGTCCTGCCATCGCCTAGATGCACTCTGACGCCGCTTGCGGTGGCGATCCTAGCTGCTGCAAGCTTTGTGGCCATACCCCCGGTACCCCAGTGGCCGCCGCTGCCTGCTCCTTCTTCGAGCGCTCCGATCTGCTCTGGATCATGCACATCCTTGATTGGAGTGGCATTGAGATCACTGCGTGGATCCGCTGAGTAGAGACTGTCCACATCAGTCAGCAGAATCAGCTCGTCGGCTTTCACTGCAGCAGCCACGAGTGCTGAAAGGGTGTCGTTGTCGCCGAATTTCAGCTCGTCCGATGACACCGTGTCGTTCCCATTCACCACGGGGAGCACTCCCCACTCAAGCAGCTGATTCAGTGTGGCGGATGCGTTGTGGTAACTCAGGCGATCGGCTAGGTCTGCTCGAGTGAGAAGCACTTGCGCTACTGGAATGGAATGGCGGGAAAATTCTTTTTCATAGAGACTCATCAGATATCCCTGGCCAACTGATGCAGCAGCTTGCAGGCCTGGAAGACTGAGTGGACGCTGGGTCATGCCGAGTCGTTGACATCCCAGACCAACGGCTCCAGAGGACACCAGCACTGTTCGATCGCCGCGGCCCATACTTTCAGCAAGGTTGCTGGATAGACCTGCAATCGCTTCCGCTGTAGACGTCTCTTGGCGTTGTCTCAGCAGGCTGGTCCCCACTTTCACAACCCTGAGCGTCATTGACCCACTGCCCCGAAGAATCTTGCGAGATGTCGCTCCAGTCTTTGAACACGATCGTGTCGGCAGGGTGTGCCGTCGGAGCGAGGTGGTCTCACCAGCACGGTGTAAAGCCCTAGTCGGTTGCCGGCAAGAACATCGGTGAAGACACGATCTCCGACCATGGCGATTTCGGACGACGCATTGGGAAGCTTGTTGATCACGCGACGAATCGCTCCTCGTCGTGGCTTTGCCGCCGAGCATGTGTAGGTCACATTCAGCTGATCCGCCACTGCTTGGATTCTTTGGCGAGATGGGTTGTTGCTGACCAGGTGGATGTGCAGCAAACGCGAGGCATCCTTTGCCCAGCGACGCATTGGAGCGGAAAGCTCAACATCACGCCCTGGGAGGAGGGTGCGGTCCACATCGAGCAACAGAACCCTGATGCCCCTCCCAATCAGTGGCTCAAGGGGCAAATGGGCCAGGGTTAACCCTGGATCCCAATCGGGTATCAGCCAGTGACGCTGCATCACTCAGGAAGTCCCTGCTCATCCAGCTCGGCTTCAATCCGTGGTTGAACACGGTCGAACTCCTCACCCTCAACAAGCAAAGCTGCACCGTCGTCCATTCTCGCTACTACGAAAAAGGGATCTAAAGGGATGTACAGGCCGTATTCCTGTTCATCCACTAGAAAACTCACCAACAGCTCGTAGGTTTCGGATTCATCGTCAACGTCCTCTTCGTCGAGATCATCAGGGTCGGGTTCGTCCAGTTCACCATTGACGGTCAGAGTCACCGCTGAGCGAACCAGTGTGAGGTCGTGTTCCTGAAGCACCACATCAGCGACCGAAAGGATCGGCTCGCTGCTGGTGATGCTTTCGATCAGCTCTGGATCGTCCCCGTCTCGCAGCCTGAACAGACATACAGGCGTGTCGACCGGGGTGAGCAGGGCGTAATCCTTGTCATCGAGAGGAATGAGCTGCTCAAGGAAACACAGCAGGTCGTGTCCATCACGGTCCTTGACGAGAACGGTGGGCACCTCACCGCTGGATGCAGGTCCGCTTGAACTCATGGCGCTGGGGGAATTGAAGTCCAGGATCTTGCATCAGCATCCGTTTTGCCACGATTCACAGGCGCCATCTGGACTGGTTGTGGTTCAGGCCCATCGGCCAGCCACTGTTCAAGGAGCAATGCTGCAGCAGCGCTGTCCAGTCGCCCAGAGCGATCTCCATGAAGTTGATGGCGCTCTCCAGCTGCCCAGCTGCTGCTGTGTTCGTTCACAAAGGCCATGGGCATTAGCAGAGCATGAGCCAGGCGGATTCCATAGCGATGACAGTGCTTGGCCTGCAAAGTTGGCTTGCCGGCGTCATCCAGGGGGAGCCCAACGACTAGAGCCTCAACCCGGCGTTCGGCGCAGAGTGTCTTGATGTGATTGACATCGTTGTTGAAATCACCACGTTTCAACGCATTGAGTGGAGTCACGGTCAATCCAAGAGCGTCGCAGCCTGCGAGGCCGATTCTTCGACGGCCCACATCAAGGCTGAGAGCTGAACGTGCTCGGGGTCGTGAGCTCAATTCAACGCCTCGGGGCCAGGCTCGGAGTGGGCAGTTGAGGTTGTTGAGGTTGCAGACGACCGAGCATGGATTCAAGCGGCCGGAGGCCACCCAGGTTGCGTTGGTGCACACGTCTCCAGATGCTTCGTCCAAGCATCATTTCCAGGGTTCCTTCCTGCCACCCCTGGCTTTCGAGTAAAGCCCTCAGATGGTGGTCGTCTTCCGCCACAAGCAGTGATGGGGTGATTTGCTGGCTCAGCAATTGAAACAACGCAGCAGGCAATGCAGCGCCAATGCGTTCATCCCAAGCGGGTCCTCGAAGTAGTTCAAGGCGGGGTGAATCCAGCCCCCACGGGCGCCTGATCAGCCCTGCAATCACCTGACTGTCTCCATCTCTCTCAACCCTTAAAACCATTGATCCGCCGCCACTTAGGTCCAACAGGTCGCACCATTGGCGATCAAGGATTTGCCTGTGCTGAGGGCTGATGCTGGCCTGCTCAAGGGTCAATAATTGGCGTGTGTTGTCCCGGTTGAGAGGACTCCAGCAGAGTCCCTGCGGAAGCTGCACATTGGACTTTGGAAATGGGCTCGAGGGTGAAGCGGCGACCGGAGGGTTCCAGATGCGCCCCTGGCGTAGAGGCTGGAATCCAAGCTCCCGCAATAGATCCAGTTGCGGCCGATCTGTTGGGTCGCAGCGCACGAGCCAGCTGCGACAGCGAGAGATGTCATCGCTCAGGGCCTGCTGAATTAGCAAACGCAGGCCTTGCTGGCGACTGAAGTGACGGGAGGAAGCAATCGAGAGAGCATCCAGATGCCAGCAGCTGTTGCGACGGTTGCTGGAGCGCATCAGCAGCAGAGATTCGATCTGGTCCGCTGATTCCGAGGACGACTCGATCAGCGCTAGCACTCGGGTGAGTCGGGCATTGAGTGGGTCAGGCAGGAACTGGTCAAGACGGCTGATCCAGGACTGAACCAACAAGCTCTGCAGAGCGCTGTTCTGAATGGTGGAACCTGCATCGGATACAGATGCGATCTGGCTCAAATGACCAGCTTTCAAGGGCTCGACCCGGAGCCGGAATCCCGCTTTCGCTGCCACGGCAGGCCTCCACCATTGATTAAATCTATCGCCGCCTTCCTTGAGGTGAGTTCAGACCGGTCTGACCAGCACCAGCGGTGTGCGCTCGTTGGCATTCCCAGCAGGATTGGGGCGCAGGGCACGATGCAGCAATGCTTCATCACAGCCGCTGCTGGAGGCCAGAACTTTCACACGTCCAAGATCGTTCACATCAACGATTGCAACGGAGACGCCGAGAGCGTCAGCGGCGTCTTGGCAAAGACGAATCGGGTCCTGGGGACCCAGAACGATGGTCTGGTCATAGGGGGGTGTTGTCCCGGTGATGTCATCAATGAGGCGTGCCTGATTGCCTGCGAGTCGATAAAACCAACCCTTCAATCCAATAATTTTCAGCGCCAAGCCGATCGACCAGGCGAGGATGACCCTGGTCGGACCAACCTGATCAATCAGGGTTTGTAGTCCGCAGGCGGTTGCAAGACTGCTGGTGGGGTGGAAGACCCGGCAGAGCAACCGAGCGATCCAGGTCGGTTCGACCATGGAGGGGTGGGTGTATCTGCCTTGAATCACGGCGACGGGTGTTTCCCCAATTGTGAGAATGTCGCCAGGCTGAACCAGTTCGCCCGCATAGTCACGAAGCACCTCAAGGGTGCTGTCGAGAGGGCCGAGCAGGTGTGTTTTCAGCGGAAGAACCTTGCAATTCTCCCCGGAATGGAATTCAGCTTTGGTGGGCTGAAGCACCGCGGGTCTGCGCAGAGGAACCACCACACCCTGTCGACGATCAAGTCGTCCAAAGGGGCCATAGTTCACCCAGTTCACATCCATCCAGACCGTATCGACCCGATCAGCAAGAGCAGCACCTGGCGAACCGCTGAGCGTGACATTGACCTGAATGCGGGTGCTTTTATGCCCTTTGACGATGTAGGCAGGCCAGTACCCATCGGCCCGGGTGTCTTCATCAGGGTGGTGCGGCGTGATCTGGGTTTTGACCAACACATCATTGAGATTTGAGCTGCCGATCAGCACCGGGTTGACCTTCAGCTCAGGCACCATCACCTCCATCCGTGCATGGGGGTTGGTGATCTCGATCCACCCCTGGAGCTCAAGATCATTTCCTGATGGTTTGACGCTCCAGTCCAGATGACGGAGTTTCAGCGGAGATGTTGGCCGCAGGCGATGCCGCGCTTCGATCCAGAACACTCCCAGACCGACCAGGAGCAGAATTACAAGCAGAACACACATGTCAACGTCGGCTGTCGGCCGGTCTCAATGGCGCGCAGCGTAAGGCGTCCATGTGACCGTTCAACGTGAGATCACTTCCGTGTTGAGCTCGTTGAAACTGAGACTCATGCTCTCTCCCTGCGGCGCGGGAAGCCCAGTGGCCTGACTGATGGCGTTATTGATCTGCTCGAGAGGGACTTGCCCCTCCTCGTCGAGTAAGAGCTGGCCTTCTCCGTCGATCACCACCACTTGCGGAATAATTCCGTGCCAGTAATGCGCAGGATCAGTTCGGTCGGTGGTGGCTCTCCCCTGCAGTGCATCTGTGGTCAAAGGCAGAAGGTCCACGCTGTTCCCCCAGAGCCTTTGAAGCTCCGAAACCGCTGGAGAGAAGGCTTTGCTTGTGCTGCTGTCATCGAGGTAGTAAACGATGACGCTCGTGCGACCCGCTTGCTGTGAATCAGCCAGGCTGACGGCCGGAGGAACCAAAGACCCGTTACCGGCGTAGAGCGCGAAAATATTGCCGTCATAGCTGTCAGTTTCCCGGATGGCCTGAGCCGGCAATGCAATCAGCATCAAGGCCAGCACCGCGACGATGGAACGGATCAGGAACGCGGTCATGACAACGGGACAGTCCATGCATTCTGAGCCCTGATCCTGCCTTGCCGTTGAGAATCAGCTGCGCCCGAAACTTCGACCCATCCCTTGAGCAATGCCACGTCCGATCAGACCGATGGCCCGACCCACCACCTGGGTGAGCACCACCACCATGAGGTCACCGAGACGTTTCACCAGAGCCTGAACCTGAGGTGCGATGGCATCACGAGCTTCCACGATCAGGGCGACCTGCTGTTGCCACCAGCGCAGGCGCTTGAGCTCCTCATCTCTGGGTTCGGTTAAAAGCAACGGTTCGATGCGTCCGGTTTTGAGGCTGAACAGCAATCGGCGACTCTCGTATAAACGAATCGGACGTTCAATCCACTCTTGCCAACGAGACTGACTGTTGAGTTGATTGCGCAAACGTTCCAGTTCGCGCGTTGAGATCAGGTTCTGTTGCAGCAGATATCGGCGCAGCTCGGGCCATTCGCCACAGACTCCGAGCAGTTCGGAACCAATCAGCTCAGCGGTACGCACGAGCCAGTTGCTGATCAGTGTCTCGAGCTGCAGCAAAGCCCTGGGGTCGTCTGATGGGAGTAGCTGACCATCCACCAGGACCGGTTGATCCAGCACCAGCGACGCCAGCATGGACTGTGGGTCTGGCAGCTCATCATCGGATTGACGTAAATCCGTCCGATCAACAAGTTGGTCGGCCACCGCAACAAGACTTTCTCCCTGCGGGAGACGTACATAATTCCCTGCCACGGTGCGCAACGCCTGTTGCCTCACTTCCGTCTGCAGAGCCTGCCAGCGTGCGCTCAGTGCGTTCTGGTCGCGAGTGCTGACAAGCTCATCGCCACGCAGACGTCGAAGAACCTCATTGAACTGTTGAAGAAGCGCTAACAGCAAGTCGCGGCGACGCTCCGGATGAAGTCCCTCGATGGCGAGCAACTGGCCTGTTCCATTCCCCAGTCCACTGCCTACAGCACCTTCGAGTCGTTGCTGAATGGCATTCCAGACAGCCGTTGGTTCTCGGTTGTTCAGTGTCAGTTCAAGGGTCTTGCTTTGATCGCGCAGAGGCCCCACCTCAGCAAGACCGGTGTGAAGAGGTCCCCAGAGCCACAGCAGCAGGTTTCTGGCACTGCTCAGTTCACGACAACGACCCTCTAGCATAAGTCGCATCACAAGATGCTCAGGTGGCGGGTCAAGTAGCGCTTTGATGACCTGAAGATCCCTACCGATCTGCTGTAGGCCACTGACCAGAAGCGATTGCGCCACGCTCAGGCTCGGCTCGCTGGCTGAGGAGTGCGCTGAAAGGGGTTTGATTTTCAGCACCCTGCCTCCCTTGAGAAGGGTCTGGATTGCTTGCCTCAGTGCTGCAAGGTCAGGGTCTTGAAGAATGCCGTCGCAATTCAACGAGAGCAGTGCCTGAGGATCACGTCCGTAGTCGGCCGGTAACAGCAGCAACGTGGGAGCAGGTGTCCAGCGCTGTTGCAGTTGCAGAATCTCTCGCTGGATGATTAGAGGTTGCGTTTCCGTGGGCAGTGACCAGATCACTAGTGATGGATGCCCTTGAAGTTGATCAGCTGACCGTCTGACGCGAAGTGGCAGCTCTTCAGTGGCGATTTCCGCTGCAAGACTTTCACCGAGTAGATCGGGAGCGAAAAGGAGAATCTCCCGGTCCTGGTCGATCACGGTGCCCTGAAACTGTGCTGATGGACGTCAAGGTAACGGCACTGGCGAGGATGCTCCAGTGGCAATTTTTGGACGTCCGTTCAACTGCAGGGTGTACGACTCGATGTTGAATCCGGTCTGACGTTCAATTTCTCTGAGCAAACCGTCGGGGAGCCTCACGTCCAGGTCCTCGATCGAGCCTGTTTCCAGGCAGGTGAGATGACTGTGTGGATCGTTTCGATACCCATAAAGCCTGCCATGGGCTCGATCGAGGCACTCGATCACCCCTGCACTTTGAAGTGCCTCAAGGTTCTGATAAACGGAGGTATGGCCGATTCGTCTCCCTTGTTGGTTGAGTTTTTCGAAGATGTCTCGTGCGCTGAGGTGACTGGCTTCGCTCCACAGCAGGTCGAGCACCATTCGCCGCTGTTGGCTTAATCGCATGCCCAGATGTCGGCAACGATCGAAGGCATCCTGAAGAGTGCGCTTACCGCTGGCTCCCTTTGGCAGAAATGACTCGACTAGCGACTCCACGGCAGTCGTCGTAACGAGTTCAGGTTAGACCCGCGAAACAGCCTCGTCTTGATGGTGTCGTCAGGCCAGGTCCTTCAACAGTCCTGTTGGTGGGTCCTGAAGTCGTCCATCATCGAGTGCCTTGAGGGCTTCCCGTAGATCAATGCGGCCGTCGTAGAGCGCTCGCCCAACGATGACTCCCTCAACGCCGAGTGGCTCCAGTGCCAGTAGCGCTAGCAAGTCAGCCATGCAGCCCACGCCACCGGAAGCGATCACGGGAACGGTGCTGGCAGCGGCCATCTGTCTCAGAGCGTCGAGGTTTGGGCCAGCAAGAGTTCCATCCGTGCTGATGTCGGTGCTGATGATTGCCGCAATTGCAGACTCACTAAATCGTGCGGCCAGAGCCGTGGCTTCCGTGTCGCTGTGTTCCAGCCATCCCCTCGTTGCGACCTTGCCATGGCGGGCATCAATGCCAACGATGATCCTGCCGGGATGGCGTTGAGCCAGCTCCACGACAAGTTCCGGTTGCTCCAGTGCAACCGTTCCCAGGATCACGCGTTCCAGACCGCATCCCAACAGTTCCTCGACGCGTTCAGCTGAACGCACGCCTCCACCGAGCTGAACCGGGATCGAAAGCGTTTCCGTGATTGCACGAACTGCTGCATCGTTGATCGGTTGACCGCTGCGGGCTCCGTCGAGATCCACGAGGTGCAGACGTCTGGCTCCTTGGTCTTGCCAGCTCCTGGCTTGAGACAGAGGGTCATCGCTGAAGCGAGTGACCTGGTCGTAATCCCCTTGGTGCAAACGCACGCAGGCCCCTCCCAGCAGGTCGATGGCTGGAATGATCTGCATGGGCGTTGCAATGGACTGACTCCCATCCTGCACGGGTGGGTTGGGCACGCTTCAATATCTTTTGGTCTGCCTGGGTGCTCGTGCAAATCCTGTTGATGGGGGGAACCCGCTTTGTGGGCAAGCCCCTCGTAAGCCGTCTGCTTCAGCAGGGTCACAGCCTTACCCTGTTTACACGCGGCCGGCAGCCTGTTCCTGAAGGAGTTGCGTCTGTCAATGGGGATCGTGGTGACGACAGGGCTCTCGATCAGCTCAAGGGGCGAGCTTTCGATGTCATTGTCGATAGCTCTGGGCGCACGCTCAACGACAGTCAGCGAGTTGTGGAGCGGACGGGTGCACCCAACCATCGTTTTCTCTACGTGAGTTCAGCGGGTGTCTACGCAGGCAGCCATAGCTGGCCTCTGGATGAGGACAGCCCCCTTGATCCGGAAAGTCGTCATGCCGGCAAGGGCGAAACAGAGCGATGGCTCATGCGTGAAGGGATCGCTTTCACGAGTTTTCGACCCACTTACATCGTTGGCCCTGGGAATTACAACCCAGTTGAACGTTGGTTTTTCGATCGGATCACGCATGATCGACCCATTCCTTTGCCCGGGGATGGCACCACCATTACTCAAATCGGCCACGTCGAGGATCTGGCCGAAGCGATGGCGCGCAGCCTTGAGGTGGATGCCTCCTGCAATCGGATTTACAACTGTTCAGCAAAAAAAGGAATCACATTTCATGGACTGATCGAAGCGGCGGCGCTGGCCTGCGGCCGTGCGCCTGAGAGCCTCGATCTACGCAGTTTTGACCCTTCAGGACTCGATCCGAAAGCTCGAAAGGGGTTCCCTTTGCGACTCAGTCATTTCCTGACGGATATCAGCCGCGTTGAGCGTGAACTGGCCTGGACTCCTCGGTTTGACGCACTTGCATGCATGGCTGACAGCTATCAGCGCGATTACGCGCTGGCACCAACCTCCGCACCGGACTTCAGTGCCGATGAGTCCCTGATCGGGGCTTGAGATAAGCCAAGGCCGACCAAAGTGCCAGCACCAGGGCTGGCCAGTAGAGCCACCATCCCAGTGCATGCAGGCTCAGCGTGAGCTGGTCTGCAGACCAGCCCGCCGGCCAGAGCATCAGAAACAGGCTGAGAAACTGGAGGGTGGTTTTCCATTTCCCCAGCCAAGAGGCTGGAGCACCGCTGGAGCTACCTGATCGCCATCCGGAAATCAGCAATTCTCGAGCTAGCAGCAGCCATACAGCCCACAGGGGGAGTTGTCGCTCCGCTGCCAACCAGATCAATGGAGCGCTGATCAACAGCTTGTCAGCGAGGGGATCGAGTTTTGCTCCCCAACTGCTGCCCCC
Above is a window of Synechococcus sp. BIOS-U3-1 DNA encoding:
- the hisA gene encoding 1-(5-phosphoribosyl)-5-[(5-phosphoribosylamino)methylideneamino]imidazole-4-carboxamide isomerase; the protein is MQIIPAIDLLGGACVRLHQGDYDQVTRFSDDPLSQARSWQDQGARRLHLVDLDGARSGQPINDAAVRAITETLSIPVQLGGGVRSAERVEELLGCGLERVILGTVALEQPELVVELAQRHPGRIIVGIDARHGKVATRGWLEHSDTEATALAARFSESAIAAIISTDISTDGTLAGPNLDALRQMAAASTVPVIASGGVGCMADLLALLALEPLGVEGVIVGRALYDGRIDLREALKALDDGRLQDPPTGLLKDLA
- a CDS encoding NAD-dependent epimerase/dehydratase family protein — translated: MQILLMGGTRFVGKPLVSRLLQQGHSLTLFTRGRQPVPEGVASVNGDRGDDRALDQLKGRAFDVIVDSSGRTLNDSQRVVERTGAPNHRFLYVSSAGVYAGSHSWPLDEDSPLDPESRHAGKGETERWLMREGIAFTSFRPTYIVGPGNYNPVERWFFDRITHDRPIPLPGDGTTITQIGHVEDLAEAMARSLEVDASCNRIYNCSAKKGITFHGLIEAAALACGRAPESLDLRSFDPSGLDPKARKGFPLRLSHFLTDISRVERELAWTPRFDALACMADSYQRDYALAPTSAPDFSADESLIGA
- a CDS encoding Fur family transcriptional regulator; this translates as MRLSQQRRMVLDLLWSEASHLSARDIFEKLNQQGRRIGHTSVYQNLEALQSAGVIECLDRAHGRLYGYRNDPHSHLTCLETGSIEDLDVRLPDGLLREIERQTGFNIESYTLQLNGRPKIATGASSPVPLP
- the pgsA gene encoding CDP-diacylglycerol--glycerol-3-phosphate 3-phosphatidyltransferase, with protein sequence MISPWRLWADRLTLLRAVLGAPLLLLLASGQQSWAWLLLLIGAISDWADGWMARKADGGSSWGAKLDPLADKLLISAPLIWLAAERQLPLWAVWLLLARELLISGWRSGSSSGAPASWLGKWKTTLQFLSLFLMLWPAGWSADQLTLSLHALGWWLYWPALVLALWSALAYLKPRSGTHRH
- the proB gene encoding glutamate 5-kinase → MTLRVVKVGTSLLRQRQETSTAEAIAGLSSNLAESMGRGDRTVLVSSGAVGLGCQRLGMTQRPLSLPGLQAAASVGQGYLMSLYEKEFSRHSIPVAQVLLTRADLADRLSYHNASATLNQLLEWGVLPVVNGNDTVSSDELKFGDNDTLSALVAAAVKADELILLTDVDSLYSADPRSDLNATPIKDVHDPEQIGALEEGAGSGGHWGTGGMATKLAAARIATASGVRVHLGDGRTSEALQNILRGGRGGTVFHPNPQPLGNRKSWLAHALQPTGSLRLDPGACRALLNKGASLLLVGVTELDGQFDANQAVLLLNENGQEVARGLTTMSSEKLNNLLNQKSSNASAGGSPVVVHRDAMVLMMPSKN
- a CDS encoding F420-0:Gamma-glutamyl ligase, producing MCVLLVILLLVGLGVFWIEARHRLRPTSPLKLRHLDWSVKPSGNDLELQGWIEITNPHARMEVMVPELKVNPVLIGSSNLNDVLVKTQITPHHPDEDTRADGYWPAYIVKGHKSTRIQVNVTLSGSPGAALADRVDTVWMDVNWVNYGPFGRLDRRQGVVVPLRRPAVLQPTKAEFHSGENCKVLPLKTHLLGPLDSTLEVLRDYAGELVQPGDILTIGETPVAVIQGRYTHPSMVEPTWIARLLCRVFHPTSSLATACGLQTLIDQVGPTRVILAWSIGLALKIIGLKGWFYRLAGNQARLIDDITGTTPPYDQTIVLGPQDPIRLCQDAADALGVSVAIVDVNDLGRVKVLASSSGCDEALLHRALRPNPAGNANERTPLVLVRPV
- a CDS encoding DUF3727 domain-containing protein, producing the protein MSSSGPASSGEVPTVLVKDRDGHDLLCFLEQLIPLDDKDYALLTPVDTPVCLFRLRDGDDPELIESITSSEPILSVADVVLQEHDLTLVRSAVTLTVNGELDEPDPDDLDEEDVDDESETYELLVSFLVDEQEYGLYIPLDPFFVVARMDDGAALLVEGEEFDRVQPRIEAELDEQGLPE
- a CDS encoding YqeG family HAD IIIA-type phosphatase → MQRHWLIPDWDPGLTLAHLPLEPLIGRGIRVLLLDVDRTLLPGRDVELSAPMRRWAKDASRLLHIHLVSNNPSRQRIQAVADQLNVTYTCSAAKPRRGAIRRVINKLPNASSEIAMVGDRVFTDVLAGNRLGLYTVLVRPPRSDGTPCRHDRVQRLERHLARFFGAVGQ
- the ruvX gene encoding Holliday junction resolvase RuvX, producing the protein MSSRPRARSALSLDVGRRRIGLAGCDALGLTVTPLNALKRGDFNNDVNHIKTLCAERRVEALVVGLPLDDAGKPTLQAKHCHRYGIRLAHALLMPMAFVNEHSSSWAAGERHQLHGDRSGRLDSAAAALLLEQWLADGPEPQPVQMAPVNRGKTDADARSWTSIPPAP
- a CDS encoding thylakoid membrane photosystem I accumulation factor, which codes for MTAFLIRSIVAVLALMLIALPAQAIRETDSYDGNIFALYAGNGSLVPPAVSLADSQQAGRTSVIVYYLDDSSTSKAFSPAVSELQRLWGNSVDLLPLTTDALQGRATTDRTDPAHYWHGIIPQVVVIDGEGQLLLDEEGQVPLEQINNAISQATGLPAPQGESMSLSFNELNTEVISR
- a CDS encoding DUF3685 domain-containing protein, whose amino-acid sequence is MIDQDREILLFAPDLLGESLAAEIATEELPLRVRRSADQLQGHPSLVIWSLPTETQPLIIQREILQLQQRWTPAPTLLLLPADYGRDPQALLSLNCDGILQDPDLAALRQAIQTLLKGGRVLKIKPLSAHSSASEPSLSVAQSLLVSGLQQIGRDLQVIKALLDPPPEHLVMRLMLEGRCRELSSARNLLLWLWGPLHTGLAEVGPLRDQSKTLELTLNNREPTAVWNAIQQRLEGAVGSGLGNGTGQLLAIEGLHPERRRDLLLALLQQFNEVLRRLRGDELVSTRDQNALSARWQALQTEVRQQALRTVAGNYVRLPQGESLVAVADQLVDRTDLRQSDDELPDPQSMLASLVLDQPVLVDGQLLPSDDPRALLQLETLISNWLVRTAELIGSELLGVCGEWPELRRYLLQQNLISTRELERLRNQLNSQSRWQEWIERPIRLYESRRLLFSLKTGRIEPLLLTEPRDEELKRLRWWQQQVALIVEARDAIAPQVQALVKRLGDLMVVVLTQVVGRAIGLIGRGIAQGMGRSFGRS